Genomic window (Synechococcus sp. LA31):
CATCTCCAACTGCAGATCCAAAGCCTGGCTGAACCAGTGCTGCAGCTGCTCCGGCCTCAGGCTGCGGCCGGCCGGATCAACAACAGCGCTGTAGCGAACCATCACGACGTCTGCCGCCACCGAGCTCACCGCCAGACTCTCCAGAAAGGGCCTGCAGTCACGCTGCCGCGGCCGCCCCTTCTTATCGGTGTCGTGCCAAGTCCATGTATCACTGGCCAACAGATCCGTGGTCGCCGCCTGCCAGGCCGCTAGCGGAGGCGCCACCGTCTCGGGAGCGCCAGCAATCGGCCGCAAGTGCAGCTGCCAACGGGCACCCACCAGCTCCTGCGACAGGCTCGCGCCAAACACCTCCACCGGCTCGACCTGCAACAAGGCAAACCCCTCGGGCAGCTGAGGCTGGAGCTGCTGCAAAACCTCAACCGCATCAAGTTCACGGGTGAATTCGATATCCATCCATTCGCCATCGGCCTCGGCCCCAAGCGGCAGGGCAAGGGCGAACTGCACCCGCGGCAGCGGATGGAAACCGCCGGTGAAACTCACCGGCAGTGCGCTGCGGCGCAGGGCCCGCTCCATCAGCCGCACCAGATCGAGATGGCTGAGCAGGGCCATGGAGCCTGTTTTGCTGAAGCGGAAGCGCAGCCTCGCAACCCGTTCACTGGCCGGCGCCCGCTGGGGCCGCTGCTCCGGAATCGGCGGCGGCGGCACCACCACGTTGTGGCCCAACTCGGGGCCACACACCCCGCAGCTGCTGCAGCCCTCAAACGAGCAATCCGGCACCACGGCCGCGGCCAGGGCCTGACGCAGATCCTCTGCCAACCAGGTTTTCTCCACACCGGAATCGATGTGATCCCAGGGCAGCGGTTGGCTGCAGAAGGCAGCCAGATCGTCGGGGTCCATCCCTTCTGCTGCACTCCACTCCCCCATTTCCAGGTCGCGGTAGCGCCCCCCGAGGCCAGCGGCCTCAATGGCGGAGGTCCAGGCTTCATAGGTGCGATCCGCCGCCTCAAACCAGGCATCAAGGCCGGCACCGGCGCGCCAAGCGGCTTCGATCACCGGCGCCAAGCGGCGATCGCCGCGGCCCACAAAGTCCTCCATCGCCGAGAGACGGATGTCGGTGTAGTTGGTTTTGATGCCACGCATCCGCCGCAGCTCATCGCGCAGCAACTGCTGGCGGCGCTGGAATTCCGCCGTGCTCACGCTGTGCCACTGAAAAGGCGTATGCGGCTTGGGGGTGAAATTGCTGATCGTGAGGTTGAGCTCGAGCCGCCCCAGATCGCGGCATTGCTGCTGCAACGAGCGGCAGGTGTCGGCGATGCCGATCACATCCGCATCGGTTTCCCCCGGCAGGCCGATCATGAAATAGAGCTTCACCTTGCGGTAGCCGCTCTCCATGGCGGTGCGGATGCCGCGCAACAGCTCCGCGTCGGTGAGCCCCTTGTTCACGATGTCGCGCAGGCGCTGGGTACCGGCCTCGGGCGCGAAGGTGAGGCCCGCCTTACGGGTGCCCCCCAGGATGTGGGCGATGTTCTCGTCGAAGCGATCCACCCGCTGGCTTGGCAGCGTGAGGCTCACGTTCTTATCAGCGAGGCGGTTGCGCAGCTCTACCCCTACGGCCGGCAAGGCGAGGTAATCCGAGCAGCTCAGCGAGAGCAACGAGAAATCGGAGTAGCCGGTGCGCTCCATGCCGGTTTCGATCGCCTCGATCACCGCTTCGGGCTCCACATCGCGAGCGGGGCGGGTGAGCATTCCGGGCTGGCAGAAGCGACAACCGCGGGTGCAGCCGCGGCGAATCTCCACGGTGAGCCGGTCGTGCACCGTTTCGATGTGGGGCACCAGCCCCATGGCGTAGTGGGGCATGGGCGTGGCGGTACGCCGCAGCACGCGCGCCGGCACCCCAGGCAACAGCGGCACCTGAGTCACACCATCAGCGGCCGGGCCGTAAAGGGCTGGCACATACACGCCTGGCACTTGAGCCAGATCGATCAGCAGCTGCCGCCGACTTAAGCCAGCGGCCTTGGCCTCCGCCACCACCAGGCCGATCTCCGGCAGCACCTCCTCGCCATCCCCCAGCACCACGAAGTCGAAGAAGGCCGCGAAGGGCTCGGGGTTGCTGGTGGCCGTAGGACCGCCGGCAAAAATCAGCGGCGGCGCCGCCGGATCGGCCAGGGGCAGATCGCCGCGGTCGGCTGCACGGAGCGGCACCTGAGCCAGCTCCAGCATCGCGAGGATATTGGTGGCACCGAGCTCGTAGCTGAGCGAAAAACCGAGGATGTCGAAGGCGGGCAGCGGCCGGCGGCTCTCCACCGCAAACAGGGCCTCGCCGCGGGAGCGCAGCCGCTCCGCCAGATCCGGGCCGGGCAGATAGCTGCGATCACACAGCTGACCTGGAACGCTGTTGAGAATTGAATAGAGAATGACGTGGCCGGTGTTGCTGGAGCCGACCTCGTAAACCTCGGGGTAAGTGAGCGCCCAGCGCACGCCTGCGGCCGCCCAGGCCTGATCCCAGTCGCGGGGCTGCACGCCGAGCTCATTGCCGAGATAGCGGCCCGGCTTGGCGATGGTGCGATCGACCAGGGACTCGAAATCCACCGGCTGAGCTGGAGCAACAGTCACGGTGGTGGCGGCAGCGCTACTTCGATCGTATGCACGACCAGGCAGCCACCACCGCATAGGACAATCGCGCCCAGTACCCCGGGGCCCGCGCGGCCCGCATGCGACATGGCCCAGGTCAACGGCAATTACCTCAAGCTCAAGGCGGGCTATCTCTTCCCCGAGATCGCACGGCGGGTGAAGGCCTTCAGCGAAGCGAACCCCAACGCCCCGATCATTCGCCTCGGCATCGGCGATGTGACCGAGCCCCTGCCGGCAGCCTGCCGCAACGCGATGAAGGCCGCCATCGATGAAATGGGCACCCGCGAAGGCTTCCACGGCTATGGCCCCGAGCAGGGCTACCTCTGGCTGCGTGAGGCAATCGCCCAGCACGATTTCCAGGCCCGCGGCTGCCAGATCAGCGCCGATGAGATCTTCGTCTCCGACGGCTCTAAGTGCGACAGCGCCAACATCCTCGACATCCTGGGCGAAGGCAACCGCATCGCCGTCACCGACCCGGTGTATCCGGTGTATGTGGACAGCAACGTGATGGCCGGCCGCACGGGTGATGCCGATGACGCCGGCCAGTACGGCGGGCTCACCTATCTGCCCATCAACGCCACCAACCACTTCACCGCCCAGATCCCGAGCGAGAAGGTGGATCTGATCTACCTCTGCTTCCCCAATAACCCCACCGGTGCGGTGGCCAGCAAGGAGCAGCTCACGGCCTGGGTGGATTACGCCCGTGCCAACGGCGCCCTGATCCTGTTCGATGCCGCCTATGAGGCCTTCATTCAGGACCCCTCGCTGCCCCACTCGATCTATGAGATCGAAGGCGCCCGCGAGTGCGCCATCGAATTCCGCTCCTTCTCCAAAAACGCCGGCTTCACCGGCACCCGCTGCGCCCTCACCGTGGTGCCACGGGGCCTGATGGGCACCGCCGCCAATGGCGAACAGGTGGAGCTGTGGACCCTCTGGAACCGCCGCCAGTGCACCAAGTTCAACGGCGTGAGCTACATCGTGCAGCGCGGTGCCGAAGCGGTGTATTCACCTGAAGGCCAGGCCCAGGTGAAGGCGCTGATCGCCTTCTACATGGAGAACGCCGCGATCATCCGCCGCGAGCTCAGCGCCGCTGGGCTGCAGATCTACGGCGGTGAGCAGGCTCCCTATGTGTGGATCAAAACCCCTGAAGGGGTCGACTCCTGGGGTTTCTTCGATCTACTGCTCAGCCAGGCCAACGTGGTGGGAACCCCCGGCAGCGGCTTTGGCGCCGCCGGCGAGGGCTACTTCCGCCTCTCGGCGTTCAACAGCCGCGAGAACGTGCTCGAAGCGATGCGCCGCATCCAGGCCGCTCTCGCTCCGTCGGCCGCTGCCGCCTGAGCCTCTGCCTAAAGTCCGCACTCGTGATGCCGGAGCTGGACAGGATGAGCCGATCCACCCCCTGCGGAACCGCTTTCACCGCCACTCAGTCGCCCGGCCGTGAAAGCGGTGGGGCCGCCGTGATGGAAAAGGCCCCGGAGCGGGTGCGCAAGCCCTCCCCCCGCTACAAGGTGCTGCTGCACAACGACCCGGTAAACACCATGGAATACGTGGTGAGCACCCTGCGACAGGTGGTGCCCTCGCTCAGCGAGCAGGACGCCATCGCCGTGATGCTCGAGACCCACAACACCGGGGTTGGATTGGTGATCGTGTGCGATATCGAGCCGGCTGAGTTTTACAGCGAAACGCTGAAAGCCAAGGGGCTCAGCAGCACGATCGAACCGGAAACCTGATGCCTCGCCTGCACTGGTGGGGCACGCTGCTCTACCCGGCGGCACTGGTGGCCGTGTTTCTGGGCTGTCAACTGCTGCTGCGGTGGTTGGGTGCCCCAGCTGGCCTTGAGGCCAGCCTGGCGGCCGTGCCAGCGGTGGCCGCACTCCTATTCAGCCTGCCGCCGCGGCTGCAACGCTGCTGGGGCGAACCAAACCCTTGGCGAGCCCTTGGTGTTGCCGCGCCCGCCGCGCAGCTCCTCAAAGCGTTGGTGCGCGGTGCACTCAAGGCTGTTGTGCTACTGGCACTGGTGATCGTGGCCCTAACCATGGCCAGACAGCTGAGCTGGATGCCCCGGATTAGCCCAGGCCTATTGCTCAATGCTTTAGCCCTAGGGCTGGGAGTGGGCTTTGCCGAAGAACTCCTGTTCCGCGGCTGGCTGATGGGTGAGCTCACGCTGCTGATCGGCCAGCAACGGGCGCTGTGGCTGCAGGCGGCGTTGTTCAGCCTGGTGCACACCCGCTTCAACCTTCCCCCTCTGGAGCTCTTGGGGTTGCTGATCGGTCTGTTGCTGTTGGGGCTGGCCCTAGGCCTACAGCGCCGCGCTGATGGTGGCGTGCTCTGGGGGGCCATCGGCCTGCATGGTGGCCTGGTGGCCGGTTGGTTTGTGCTCCATCAAGGCTTGGTGGCGATCCAACCTGAGGCGCCGACCTGGCTGATGGGCCCCGACAATCCCATCGGCGGGCTTGTTGGCTGGTTGGGGCTGGTGCTGTTGCTCTTGATCCGTCAGCCTTGGTGGAATGTGTCCAGCAGCGCCTCCACACCATGACGGGAGCAGTCACGACGCCAACGCCAGGCTCAAGCCATCCCGATGCCCGCGTCTGGGTGGTTGACGATGACCGTGATTTGCTGGCCCTGCTGCAGGAGCGCTTCAACGATTGCGGTTGGCAGCCCCGCGGCTTTGAAAACGGCGCGTCTCTTGATGAGGCGCTGCGCGAAGAGATGCCCCATGTGCTGGTGCTCGATCGCCTGCTGCCTGGCCAGAACGGCACCCACCTGCTCGAACGCCTGCGGGGCCAGGGACACCGCTTTCCTGTGCTGATGCTCTCAGCCCTTGGCACCGCTGATGAACGCATCGAGGGGCTGGAAACCGGAGCCGACGACTACATGGCCAAACCCTTCCTCTGGCGCGAATTGCAGCTGCGGCTGGAGCGCTTGCTCGACTACCGCCGCGAACTCACACCGCAACGGCCTCCCGAGCAGATCTTCCGCATCAACACCTTGCTGTTTGATCCAGGCCGGCTGGAGCTGCAAGGCCCCACCGGCGTGGTGAACACCCTCAGCCGCGGCGATGCCTCGCTGCTCAGTTTCTTCTGCCTCTCGCCTGGGATCGCCTTTGAGCGAGAACAGCTTTGCCAGGCGACCGGCAGCCTGGTGGATGCCACCAACAGCCGCAGCATCGACGTGCGCATCTCCAAGCTGCGCAAACTGCTCAACAGCTGCAAACGCGGCAGTGGCCGCATGATCG
Coding sequences:
- a CDS encoding TIGR03960 family B12-binding radical SAM protein gives rise to the protein MTVAPAQPVDFESLVDRTIAKPGRYLGNELGVQPRDWDQAWAAAGVRWALTYPEVYEVGSSNTGHVILYSILNSVPGQLCDRSYLPGPDLAERLRSRGEALFAVESRRPLPAFDILGFSLSYELGATNILAMLELAQVPLRAADRGDLPLADPAAPPLIFAGGPTATSNPEPFAAFFDFVVLGDGEEVLPEIGLVVAEAKAAGLSRRQLLIDLAQVPGVYVPALYGPAADGVTQVPLLPGVPARVLRRTATPMPHYAMGLVPHIETVHDRLTVEIRRGCTRGCRFCQPGMLTRPARDVEPEAVIEAIETGMERTGYSDFSLLSLSCSDYLALPAVGVELRNRLADKNVSLTLPSQRVDRFDENIAHILGGTRKAGLTFAPEAGTQRLRDIVNKGLTDAELLRGIRTAMESGYRKVKLYFMIGLPGETDADVIGIADTCRSLQQQCRDLGRLELNLTISNFTPKPHTPFQWHSVSTAEFQRRQQLLRDELRRMRGIKTNYTDIRLSAMEDFVGRGDRRLAPVIEAAWRAGAGLDAWFEAADRTYEAWTSAIEAAGLGGRYRDLEMGEWSAAEGMDPDDLAAFCSQPLPWDHIDSGVEKTWLAEDLRQALAAAVVPDCSFEGCSSCGVCGPELGHNVVVPPPPIPEQRPQRAPASERVARLRFRFSKTGSMALLSHLDLVRLMERALRRSALPVSFTGGFHPLPRVQFALALPLGAEADGEWMDIEFTRELDAVEVLQQLQPQLPEGFALLQVEPVEVFGASLSQELVGARWQLHLRPIAGAPETVAPPLAAWQAATTDLLASDTWTWHDTDKKGRPRQRDCRPFLESLAVSSVAADVVMVRYSAVVDPAGRSLRPEQLQHWFSQALDLQLEMVSLRRESLQLRQGANA
- a CDS encoding LL-diaminopimelate aminotransferase, translated to MAQVNGNYLKLKAGYLFPEIARRVKAFSEANPNAPIIRLGIGDVTEPLPAACRNAMKAAIDEMGTREGFHGYGPEQGYLWLREAIAQHDFQARGCQISADEIFVSDGSKCDSANILDILGEGNRIAVTDPVYPVYVDSNVMAGRTGDADDAGQYGGLTYLPINATNHFTAQIPSEKVDLIYLCFPNNPTGAVASKEQLTAWVDYARANGALILFDAAYEAFIQDPSLPHSIYEIEGARECAIEFRSFSKNAGFTGTRCALTVVPRGLMGTAANGEQVELWTLWNRRQCTKFNGVSYIVQRGAEAVYSPEGQAQVKALIAFYMENAAIIRRELSAAGLQIYGGEQAPYVWIKTPEGVDSWGFFDLLLSQANVVGTPGSGFGAAGEGYFRLSAFNSRENVLEAMRRIQAALAPSAAAA
- the clpS gene encoding ATP-dependent Clp protease adapter ClpS, which gives rise to MSRSTPCGTAFTATQSPGRESGGAAVMEKAPERVRKPSPRYKVLLHNDPVNTMEYVVSTLRQVVPSLSEQDAIAVMLETHNTGVGLVIVCDIEPAEFYSETLKAKGLSSTIEPET
- a CDS encoding CPBP family intramembrane glutamic endopeptidase produces the protein MPRLHWWGTLLYPAALVAVFLGCQLLLRWLGAPAGLEASLAAVPAVAALLFSLPPRLQRCWGEPNPWRALGVAAPAAQLLKALVRGALKAVVLLALVIVALTMARQLSWMPRISPGLLLNALALGLGVGFAEELLFRGWLMGELTLLIGQQRALWLQAALFSLVHTRFNLPPLELLGLLIGLLLLGLALGLQRRADGGVLWGAIGLHGGLVAGWFVLHQGLVAIQPEAPTWLMGPDNPIGGLVGWLGLVLLLLIRQPWWNVSSSASTP
- a CDS encoding response regulator transcription factor, whose amino-acid sequence is MVDDDRDLLALLQERFNDCGWQPRGFENGASLDEALREEMPHVLVLDRLLPGQNGTHLLERLRGQGHRFPVLMLSALGTADERIEGLETGADDYMAKPFLWRELQLRLERLLDYRRELTPQRPPEQIFRINTLLFDPGRLELQGPTGVVNTLSRGDASLLSFFCLSPGIAFEREQLCQATGSLVDATNSRSIDVRISKLRKLLNSCKRGSGRMIEAVRGRGYRLNAEVQSDPHT